The following coding sequences lie in one Arthrobacter sp. PGP41 genomic window:
- a CDS encoding Jag family protein, with protein sequence MSAESTEHALSEDIIASQAASAHGESLGTDVAKGSSASRLEEEGDVAADYLEELLDIADIDGDIDIEVRNGRTYISIVTEEESDALDSLVGEDGEVLEALQELTRLSVLSATDNRSRLVLDINGYRQERTGHLQKIAEDAAASVKENGKPVALEPMSAYERKIVHDAVADLGLVSESEGEGDGRHIVVSAD encoded by the coding sequence ATGTCTGCCGAGAGCACCGAACACGCCCTTTCCGAGGACATCATCGCGAGCCAGGCTGCGTCCGCGCATGGCGAATCCTTGGGGACTGACGTAGCCAAGGGATCGTCAGCCAGCCGCCTGGAGGAAGAGGGCGACGTGGCAGCGGACTACCTGGAGGAGCTGCTGGACATTGCCGACATCGACGGCGATATCGACATTGAAGTCCGCAACGGCCGCACTTACATTTCCATCGTGACCGAGGAAGAGTCCGATGCCCTGGATAGCCTGGTGGGTGAGGACGGAGAAGTCCTTGAGGCACTTCAGGAGCTCACCAGGCTCTCTGTTCTCTCGGCGACTGACAACCGGTCCAGGCTGGTCCTGGACATCAACGGCTACCGCCAGGAGCGCACCGGCCATCTGCAGAAGATCGCGGAAGATGCGGCAGCTTCGGTTAAGGAAAACGGCAAGCCGGTGGCACTGGAACCGATGAGCGCCTACGAGCGCAAGATTGTCCATGATGCCGTTGCCGACCTGGGACTGGTCAGTGAGTCCGA
- the yidC gene encoding membrane protein insertase YidC, whose product MDFFETIMFPFKWLVSIIMVGFHEGLTAIGLPEASGWTWTLSIIGLVLVIRAALIPVFVKQIKAQRGMQLLQPDLKKLQDKYKGKTDQLSRQAMAQEQMAMYKKHGTNPFSACLPMLIQMPFFFALFTVLSGISTASREGKSIGAMNHEQVVQFDQSTIFGAPLSATLLHGTPPGGNVVAVWILSILMILAMTASQFITQKQIMAKNMSEEAMASPFMRQQKMMLYILPIVFGVGGINFPIGVLIYWTTTNLWTMGQQFFVIRRMPTPGSPAAKALAERRAAKGLPALPILGGKKDEAAEAAAAAAVAQAKAQRIQPQRKNRKKK is encoded by the coding sequence ATGGACTTCTTTGAAACAATCATGTTTCCGTTCAAGTGGCTTGTTTCCATCATCATGGTGGGCTTCCACGAGGGCCTGACCGCCATTGGCCTGCCGGAGGCTTCGGGCTGGACTTGGACGCTGTCCATCATCGGGTTGGTGCTGGTCATCCGTGCCGCCTTGATTCCCGTATTCGTCAAGCAGATCAAGGCCCAGCGCGGCATGCAGCTGCTGCAGCCGGACCTGAAGAAACTCCAGGACAAGTACAAGGGCAAAACCGACCAGCTGTCCCGCCAGGCCATGGCGCAGGAACAGATGGCCATGTACAAGAAGCACGGGACCAACCCGTTCTCCGCCTGCCTGCCCATGCTGATCCAGATGCCGTTCTTCTTTGCACTGTTCACCGTACTGTCCGGTATTTCGACGGCTAGCCGTGAGGGCAAAAGCATTGGTGCGATGAACCACGAACAGGTGGTCCAGTTTGACCAGTCCACCATTTTCGGGGCCCCGCTGTCTGCGACGCTGCTGCACGGAACGCCGCCGGGTGGCAACGTCGTTGCGGTCTGGATTCTCTCCATCCTGATGATCCTGGCCATGACGGCCTCGCAGTTCATCACGCAGAAGCAGATCATGGCCAAGAACATGTCCGAAGAGGCCATGGCTAGCCCGTTCATGCGCCAGCAGAAGATGATGCTCTACATCCTGCCTATCGTGTTCGGCGTGGGCGGCATCAACTTCCCCATCGGTGTCCTCATCTACTGGACCACCACCAACCTTTGGACCATGGGCCAGCAGTTCTTCGTCATCCGCCGCATGCCGACGCCGGGATCCCCCGCCGCCAAGGCCCTCGCCGAGCGCCGTGCCGCCAAGGGCCTTCCGGCCTTGCCCATCTTGGGCGGCAAGAAGGACGAAGCGGCCGAGGCCGCCGCCGCGGCGGCCGTCGCTCAGGCCAAAGCACAGCGCATCCAGCCACAACGCAAGAACAGGAAGAAGAAGTAA
- the yidD gene encoding membrane protein insertion efficiency factor YidD, translated as MRNATAVVVTCLRRSAAAVALFLWNLPRNILILLLMAYRKVISPLYGQVCRFFPSCSAYALEAITVHGAVRGSWLAALRLARCHPWNAGGVDHVPAGHRHWPENQTPTIVVLNNPDKYLAAQSDGEGRTAA; from the coding sequence GTGCGTAACGCCACCGCCGTCGTCGTTACCTGTCTCCGACGTAGTGCCGCAGCAGTTGCGCTGTTCCTCTGGAACCTGCCCCGCAACATCCTCATTCTTTTGTTAATGGCCTACCGCAAGGTGATTTCACCCTTGTACGGCCAGGTATGCCGTTTCTTTCCTTCGTGCTCGGCCTATGCCCTCGAAGCGATTACGGTGCACGGCGCCGTCAGGGGAAGTTGGCTGGCAGCCCTGCGCCTGGCGCGCTGCCATCCCTGGAACGCCGGCGGTGTGGACCACGTCCCCGCAGGCCACCGACACTGGCCTGAAAACCAGACCCCCACAATTGTTGTACTGAACAACCCGGACAAGTACCTGGCTGCGCAGTCTGATGGAGAAGGCCGCACTGCGGCCTGA
- the rnpA gene encoding ribonuclease P protein component: MLATRNRLRTATDFSTTVRSGVRNGRRNVVLYTAAIAADEPSRIGFIVSKSVGNAVARNLVKRRLREAGAASLREYGTGFAIVVRALPASATASWDQLLSDYNAALESTITRLAGRPAGAAANSSAGTTQEGTLRA; encoded by the coding sequence GTGCTGGCCACCCGTAACCGTTTGAGGACTGCGACCGATTTTTCAACAACCGTACGTTCCGGTGTCCGCAATGGACGCCGGAACGTAGTGTTATATACGGCAGCTATTGCTGCCGACGAACCCAGCCGGATCGGGTTCATCGTTTCCAAGAGTGTAGGGAACGCTGTGGCCAGGAACCTCGTTAAGAGGAGACTGAGAGAAGCAGGTGCTGCCTCGCTGCGCGAGTACGGCACCGGGTTTGCCATAGTGGTCCGGGCGCTTCCCGCGTCCGCAACTGCCAGCTGGGACCAGCTGCTGTCGGATTACAATGCCGCATTGGAATCAACGATCACCCGGCTGGCCGGCCGTCCTGCAGGGGCTGCCGCAAACAGTTCGGCCGGTACTACACAGGAGGGGACACTGCGTGCGTAA
- the rpmH gene encoding 50S ribosomal protein L34, protein MSKRTFQPNNRRRAKKHGFRLRMRTRAGRAILAARRGKGRTELSA, encoded by the coding sequence GTGAGCAAGCGGACTTTTCAGCCGAATAACCGCCGTCGAGCCAAGAAGCACGGCTTCCGCCTTCGTATGCGTACCCGTGCCGGCCGCGCCATCCTGGCAGCCCGTCGTGGCAAGGGCCGTACCGAGCTGTCGGCGTAA